In Pedobacter sp. W3I1, one DNA window encodes the following:
- a CDS encoding SusC/RagA family TonB-linked outer membrane protein has product MNGTYTSIIKRITLFGVLLFLANSVDVLAFPSLSNSLKSKKFQIPLSAKKNSRQIPNDSLSKWRDSLRTRLRNSMAVTLPDHDVPVLFGTQKNVKRIQSSATISGEELKSFPTPQVGLMLYGKLPGLYVVQNNFQLGSDEPTISLRGRTPLVVIDGVPRSYLSIDPEQIESISVIKDALGTALYGMKAADGMILITTKRGANMPKQITFTSQYGIQQQIERPKFLDAFNYATLFNEALANDGRQPIYTTADLDKYKNGTNPFTHPNVNWTDEILKATAPVSRQNLNLRGGSNKVRYFVDLDYLSQNGFLVTNPSINTYETNNSFKRFSFRSNIDVDLTKSTTLSLSLFGRIRNSNQPGSTVASIYSALLTTPNNAYPKFNENGSLGGNTEFQNNLYGMSIKSGYRPSVNRNLGADVSLMQKLDTFLPGLYVSGAISFNSYYNENINRSKSFAVYSPVVNPATNQTSYKTIAGDGTQSNSSSPTDLNQQIFSRFDLGYDKTIDKNTFKAQLLLIRDSYVLGGALSQVNQSLGGRFNYDYDNKYLLELATSYMGYDRYKAGDQWGFFPSVGLGWNIANESFFANLKNTINSLKLRASYGLTATNAAAGYFQYLQNFDGGDTFYSRNPLTTSNTKDEGPLANPNITWEKAKKFNIGLDASILKDKIWFTADYYKNSYYDLLQTRRTNASAVIGAVLPPENIGKNQYSGVELGIGYQNQINSFKYFISANGSWSASKVIFNDEPFRKNAYEYRTGQPVGQNFGYVADGFYNNTAEINNGPKVDGYLPVPGDLKYKDLNNDGIINTYDMTAIGSTKPVFFYGVTGGINYKGLDFSFTLNGTANRNVYFNFINFAPTGAAGGYGQALESSLLRWTPATASQAEYPRLSVGNNPNNSQVSSFWVKNGSYLRLRNVEIGYSLPGNLIKLIGFTNVRVFANGLNLLTATTLDGVDPEVLIGNVPNQRIFNFGVNLQF; this is encoded by the coding sequence ATGAACGGAACTTATACTTCGATTATTAAACGGATAACGCTGTTTGGAGTGCTGTTATTTCTGGCAAACAGTGTTGATGTTTTAGCATTCCCAAGCCTTAGCAATTCTTTAAAAAGTAAGAAATTTCAGATACCGCTGTCTGCAAAAAAAAATAGCAGACAAATCCCCAACGATTCATTATCGAAATGGAGAGATTCTTTGAGAACCAGACTCAGGAATTCTATGGCGGTAACTTTGCCAGATCATGATGTCCCGGTTTTATTTGGAACGCAGAAAAATGTAAAAAGAATTCAATCTTCGGCTACTATAAGTGGAGAAGAACTGAAGAGTTTTCCTACGCCACAGGTTGGCTTAATGCTGTACGGGAAACTGCCAGGTTTGTATGTGGTTCAAAATAATTTCCAGTTAGGTTCTGACGAACCTACTATATCGTTAAGAGGAAGAACACCATTGGTCGTAATTGATGGTGTGCCACGCTCGTACCTAAGTATTGATCCCGAACAAATAGAAAGCATCTCCGTAATTAAAGATGCACTGGGCACTGCACTATATGGCATGAAAGCCGCTGACGGTATGATACTGATTACGACCAAACGCGGTGCAAATATGCCTAAGCAAATTACCTTTACCAGTCAATATGGTATTCAGCAGCAAATTGAACGGCCTAAATTTTTGGATGCATTTAATTATGCTACCTTATTTAATGAGGCTTTGGCAAATGACGGACGGCAACCCATTTATACAACAGCCGATTTAGATAAGTATAAAAATGGTACGAATCCGTTTACGCACCCGAATGTAAACTGGACCGATGAAATTTTAAAGGCTACGGCACCTGTAAGCAGACAAAACCTCAATTTAAGAGGCGGAAGTAACAAGGTAAGGTATTTTGTAGACCTCGACTATCTAAGCCAGAATGGTTTTTTAGTTACCAATCCGTCCATCAATACTTATGAAACCAACAATAGTTTCAAGCGGTTTTCTTTCAGAAGTAACATAGATGTTGATTTAACAAAGAGTACAACACTCAGTTTAAGCTTGTTTGGAAGAATAAGAAACAGCAATCAACCCGGATCTACAGTAGCCAGTATTTATAGTGCATTGTTAACTACCCCTAATAATGCCTATCCGAAATTTAACGAAAATGGCTCGCTGGGTGGAAACACAGAGTTTCAAAATAACCTGTATGGTATGTCCATAAAATCGGGATACAGGCCATCGGTAAATAGAAATTTAGGGGCAGATGTATCGTTAATGCAAAAGCTCGATACCTTTTTGCCTGGTTTGTATGTTAGTGGCGCAATATCTTTCAATTCCTACTATAACGAGAACATTAACAGAAGTAAATCTTTTGCTGTGTATTCTCCAGTAGTAAACCCTGCTACAAACCAAACCAGCTATAAAACAATAGCTGGTGATGGTACACAATCGAATAGTTCATCGCCCACTGATTTAAATCAACAAATCTTTTCACGTTTCGATTTGGGTTATGATAAAACAATAGATAAAAATACTTTTAAAGCCCAGTTGTTATTGATCAGAGATAGTTACGTTTTGGGTGGCGCTTTATCGCAGGTTAACCAATCGCTTGGGGGAAGGTTTAATTACGATTACGATAATAAGTATTTATTGGAATTGGCCACTTCTTACATGGGGTACGACCGTTACAAGGCCGGAGACCAGTGGGGCTTCTTTCCTTCAGTTGGTTTGGGCTGGAACATTGCGAACGAAAGTTTTTTTGCCAATTTAAAAAACACGATTAATTCGTTAAAACTGAGGGCTTCTTATGGTTTAACAGCTACAAATGCTGCCGCCGGTTATTTCCAATACCTGCAAAACTTTGATGGCGGCGATACATTTTACAGCAGAAATCCGCTAACCACTTCAAATACAAAGGATGAAGGACCGCTGGCTAACCCAAATATTACCTGGGAGAAAGCAAAGAAATTTAATATCGGCTTAGATGCTTCAATTTTAAAGGATAAAATATGGTTTACGGCCGATTATTATAAGAACAGTTATTATGATCTATTGCAAACCAGAAGAACAAATGCAAGTGCAGTAATTGGAGCTGTTTTACCACCTGAGAATATTGGTAAAAACCAGTATTCGGGCGTTGAGCTGGGAATTGGATATCAAAATCAAATCAACAGCTTTAAGTATTTTATTTCTGCAAACGGCTCGTGGAGTGCAAGCAAAGTGATTTTTAACGATGAACCTTTTAGGAAAAATGCTTACGAATACAGAACCGGACAGCCTGTAGGACAAAATTTTGGTTATGTAGCAGATGGTTTTTATAACAACACTGCCGAAATTAACAACGGACCAAAAGTTGACGGCTACCTCCCAGTTCCAGGCGACCTAAAGTATAAAGATTTAAATAACGACGGTATCATCAATACTTATGATATGACTGCAATTGGCAGTACCAAGCCTGTTTTCTTTTACGGTGTAACCGGAGGAATAAATTATAAAGGTTTAGATTTTTCATTCACCTTAAATGGTACAGCAAACAGAAATGTGTATTTCAACTTTATCAATTTTGCACCAACTGGTGCAGCCGGCGGATATGGGCAAGCCTTAGAAAGCAGCTTGTTAAGGTGGACACCTGCTACCGCTTCGCAGGCAGAATATCCACGTTTAAGTGTTGGGAATAACCCAAATAACAGTCAGGTTTCTTCTTTCTGGGTAAAAAACGGCAGCTATTTAAGATTAAGGAATGTAGAAATAGGTTATAGCTTACCTGGTAACCTGATTAAATTAATCGGTTTTACCAATGTCAGGGTATTTGCCAATGGTCTTAACCTGTTAACCGCTACAACCTTAGATGGGGTAGACCCGGAAGTGTTGATTGGAAATGTACCCAATCAGCGGATATTCAATTTTGGTGTTAACCTTCAGTTTTAA
- a CDS encoding RagB/SusD family nutrient uptake outer membrane protein, whose protein sequence is MNNYIKYFAIICLLFAFGCSKKFEAEPLDRITGDLIFDPLDKNADYAKQFLNGTYLLLPDWYNRIDGSFLDAGTDDAVPSRTGTQAEFYRTGRISSATLPDDVWSKNYMGIRRANLFLSKVDIVPTTAVLKTQFKAEARFLRAYFYFELVKRWGGVPLIGDKVFTISDDINVPRNTLDECYTYIVAELDAIKSSLLPYAISDGDWGRANIGAAMALKSRVLLYAASPLSNPTNNAQKWTLAAQAAAEVKALGYTLATDWIANFNATKNTEFIFIKQNALNTNIEINNGPIGYLQGVGLTSPSQNLVDAFLMLDGKAISDPGSTYDPNNPYLNRDPRLTATVMHNGKNWLGRPVETFEGGQDKPGGNRTQTRTGYYLRKFMGKFETSTTYTNQAHHVILLRYAEILLNHAEALNESGGAVADIVNNLVLIRKRAGILPGSNNLYGLSLTLSKDELRKIIQNERRIELAFEEHRTWDLRRWKLAEIELNKPVRGVQIIKNGTAFSYTYFNAANAVFDAKMYWYPIPQAEILANNKMVQNPGWSN, encoded by the coding sequence ATGAATAATTATATTAAATACTTCGCTATAATCTGCCTGTTATTTGCATTTGGCTGTTCGAAAAAATTTGAGGCAGAACCTTTAGACCGCATCACCGGCGACTTAATTTTTGATCCCCTTGATAAGAATGCTGATTATGCAAAACAATTTTTAAACGGAACCTATTTGTTGTTGCCAGATTGGTACAACAGGATAGATGGCAGCTTTTTAGATGCCGGAACAGACGATGCAGTTCCATCAAGAACAGGAACCCAGGCAGAATTTTACCGTACAGGTAGAATATCATCTGCAACCCTTCCTGATGATGTTTGGAGCAAGAATTACATGGGGATCAGAAGAGCCAATCTTTTTTTAAGCAAAGTAGACATAGTGCCTACAACTGCAGTTTTAAAAACTCAGTTTAAAGCTGAAGCAAGATTTTTGCGTGCCTATTTTTACTTCGAACTGGTTAAGCGCTGGGGTGGTGTGCCTTTAATTGGTGATAAAGTATTTACCATCAGTGATGATATAAATGTTCCTAGAAATACGCTCGACGAATGTTATACTTATATCGTAGCTGAGTTGGATGCCATAAAAAGCTCATTACTGCCTTATGCCATTAGTGATGGAGATTGGGGCAGGGCGAATATCGGAGCTGCAATGGCGCTAAAATCGAGAGTGCTGTTATATGCTGCCAGCCCTTTAAGTAATCCGACAAATAATGCCCAGAAATGGACGCTTGCTGCGCAGGCAGCAGCCGAAGTGAAAGCATTGGGCTATACCTTAGCAACCGATTGGATTGCCAATTTCAATGCCACCAAAAACACCGAGTTTATTTTTATTAAACAGAATGCTTTAAATACAAATATCGAAATCAACAACGGTCCGATTGGATATTTACAGGGTGTTGGTTTAACCAGCCCATCGCAAAACCTGGTTGATGCATTTTTAATGCTTGATGGAAAAGCGATTTCCGATCCGGGATCAACTTATGATCCGAATAACCCATACTTAAACAGAGACCCCAGGTTAACAGCTACAGTTATGCACAATGGCAAAAATTGGCTGGGAAGGCCTGTTGAAACATTTGAGGGCGGCCAGGATAAACCTGGAGGGAACAGAACACAGACCAGAACCGGGTATTATCTGAGAAAATTTATGGGGAAATTTGAAACTTCTACTACCTACACCAATCAGGCCCATCACGTCATCTTATTAAGGTATGCTGAAATTTTATTAAACCATGCCGAAGCGCTAAACGAATCGGGTGGAGCAGTTGCCGATATCGTTAACAATTTGGTTTTAATCAGGAAAAGAGCAGGAATTCTTCCTGGTTCCAATAATCTTTACGGTTTATCACTTACACTTAGCAAAGATGAATTGCGCAAAATAATTCAGAATGAACGCCGTATAGAACTGGCTTTTGAAGAGCACAGAACCTGGGATCTGAGAAGGTGGAAGCTGGCCGAAATTGAATTGAACAAACCAGTTAGAGGGGTTCAGATTATCAAAAACGGAACAGCCTTCTCTTATACTTATTTCAATGCTGCAAATGCTGTTTTCGATGCTAAAATGTATTGGTATCCCATACCACAGGCCGAAATATTAGCCAATAATAAAATGGTTCAAAACCCAGGATGGTCTAACTAG